One genomic segment of candidate division KSB1 bacterium includes these proteins:
- a CDS encoding pyridoxal-phosphate dependent enzyme, giving the protein MDHWDWSIANHDYLQRTIQRCRQQNIILPTFEQLRHPNQIPETIQQQLEAIDLHALHPLNLFRIHWCNDPVTGRIGGYNYFEIPQAITGVPPRIIGLVGKHFPTGAHKVGATFGCLVPYLVTGRFNPDYHKAVWPSTGNYCRGGVFNSRLLSVHAVAILPEQMSQERFDWLRDLGAEIYATPGCESNVKEIYDRCHELAAKSDAYFIFNQFDQFGNAIWHYEITGYAIEQVFDQIKSPNQRLAGFVSATGSAGTIAAGDYLRRKFSSIKILAAEALQCPTLLMNGFGAHRIEGIGDKHVPWIHNIKNLDLVCAIDDDHPLRVLRLFNEPAGQQWLTHLGVDQQTIQNLPLLGISSIANLLSSIKLAKYYEFNANDVIFTVFTDSVDMYRSRLQELTAARGSYTMQQAEIDWNCVIKGQGIDFIKELTYYEKKTIHHLKYFTWVEQQGKDVEELNAQWYDEDYWEKRFSTVPLWDQLIENFNAKVRSC; this is encoded by the coding sequence ATGGATCATTGGGACTGGTCAATCGCGAACCACGATTACCTTCAAAGGACAATCCAAAGATGTCGACAACAGAACATCATTTTGCCGACCTTTGAGCAACTTAGGCATCCGAACCAAATTCCAGAGACCATCCAGCAGCAACTCGAAGCCATTGACCTTCATGCTCTGCATCCGCTGAACCTGTTTCGCATCCATTGGTGCAATGATCCAGTCACTGGACGAATTGGAGGATACAATTATTTTGAAATCCCTCAGGCGATTACTGGCGTACCACCGAGAATTATCGGGCTGGTGGGGAAGCATTTTCCCACTGGGGCGCATAAAGTCGGGGCAACCTTCGGCTGTTTGGTGCCCTATCTTGTCACTGGCCGCTTTAATCCTGATTATCACAAAGCGGTATGGCCATCGACTGGCAATTATTGCCGCGGCGGCGTTTTTAATTCCCGATTGCTTTCCGTCCATGCAGTAGCCATTTTGCCAGAGCAAATGAGCCAAGAACGGTTCGATTGGTTGAGAGATTTGGGGGCAGAGATTTATGCTACGCCCGGATGCGAGAGCAACGTGAAGGAGATCTACGACAGATGCCATGAGCTGGCAGCGAAAAGCGATGCATATTTCATCTTCAATCAGTTTGATCAATTTGGCAATGCGATCTGGCATTATGAGATCACGGGGTATGCGATCGAACAAGTATTTGATCAGATAAAATCTCCAAACCAACGGCTGGCTGGATTTGTGAGCGCGACCGGATCGGCTGGAACAATTGCTGCAGGGGATTATTTGCGCCGCAAATTCTCTTCGATCAAAATATTGGCGGCGGAAGCGCTCCAATGTCCTACTTTGTTGATGAACGGCTTCGGCGCCCATCGGATCGAGGGGATCGGGGACAAACATGTGCCCTGGATCCATAACATCAAAAATCTCGATCTGGTTTGTGCGATTGATGATGACCATCCACTTCGGGTGCTGCGGCTATTCAATGAACCAGCCGGACAGCAATGGCTGACCCACTTAGGCGTGGATCAACAAACGATTCAAAACCTGCCCTTATTGGGGATTTCCTCAATCGCCAATTTGCTCAGCAGCATCAAATTGGCCAAATATTATGAATTCAATGCCAATGACGTGATCTTTACGGTGTTCACCGACTCGGTGGACATGTATCGCTCCCGCTTGCAGGAGCTAACTGCTGCTCGTGGCAGCTACACCATGCAGCAAGCGGAAATAGATTGGAATTGCGTGATCAAAGGACAGGGAATCGATTTTATCAAAGAGCTGACGTATTATGAAAAAAAGACCATTCACCATCTCAAATATTTCACCTGGGTGGAACAGCAGGGCAAAGATGTGGAGGAGCTAAATGCCCAGTGGTACGATGAGGATTACTGGGAGAAACGATTTTCCACTGTCCCGCTCTGGGATCAATTGATCGAAAACTTCAATGCGAAAGTGCGGTCATGCTAG